In one Juglans regia cultivar Chandler chromosome 11, Walnut 2.0, whole genome shotgun sequence genomic region, the following are encoded:
- the LOC108995230 gene encoding uncharacterized protein LOC108995230: MGSSSMVAFVAVLLVLLSMTSLGSSDTSPLDDFLGRVCEDVECGKGNCSADLSYPLGFKCECNTGWKRTRDEDDDLTFLPCVIPNCTLDYGCQPAPPPVPEKEIPRNLSAFDPCYWAYCGEGTCTKNKTHTHRCECKSGFFNLLNVSAFPCYSECTLGSDCSRLGITVAKTSADGSGGSTGQGTSFLPGKFHWMATLMVILGIVMWK; this comes from the exons ATGGGTTCCTCTAGTATGGTGGCTTTTGTAGCTGTGCTTCTGGTATTGCTATCCATGACTTCACTAGGGTCAAGTGACACATCTCCTCTTGATGATTTTTTGG GAAGGGTGTGTGAAGATGTGGAATGTGGAAAGGGAAATTGCTCAGCTGATTTAAGCTACCCACTTGGCTTCAAGTGTGAATGTAATACTGGCTGGAAGCGAACCCGTGACGAAGATGACGATCTCACTTTTCTTCCCTGTGTGATACCTAACT GTACTCTTGACTACGGCTGCCAGCCAGCCCCTCCTCCAGTTCCAGAAAAGGAGATTCCTCGCAATCTCTCAGCCTTTGACC ccTGCTACTGGGCATATTGCGGAGAAGGGACATGCACGAAGAACAAGACGCATACACACAGATGTGAATGCAAATCGGGTTTCTTTAATCTTCTAAACGTCTCAGCCTTCCCATGCTATAGTGAAT GTACACTTGGATCTGATTGTTCAAGGCTTGGGATTACAGTTGCAAAAACTTCTGCGGATGGATCTGGGGGGAGTACTGGTCAag GTACCTCGTTTCTACCAGGAAAGTTCCATTGGATGGCTACACTGATGGTGATCTTGGGTATAGTTATGTGGAAGTAG